A region of Saccharococcus thermophilus DNA encodes the following proteins:
- a CDS encoding phosphate propanoyltransferase — protein MMIPIGVSNRHIHLSNEHLAQLFGEGAELTLLKPLSQPGQFAANETVTVEGPKGKIENVRVLGPVRSMTQLEISKTDSFKLGVQPPIRLSGDIEGTPGITIHGPKGTVTVDKGVIIAKRHIHMTPKDAETFGVKDKQVVKVKTEGERALIFDEVIVRVSENFALDMHIDTDEANAAGLKTGDYVELIP, from the coding sequence ATGATGATTCCTATTGGAGTATCGAATCGCCATATTCATTTATCGAATGAGCATCTAGCGCAATTGTTTGGCGAAGGTGCGGAATTAACGTTGCTGAAGCCATTGTCGCAACCAGGGCAGTTTGCTGCCAATGAAACGGTGACCGTCGAAGGGCCGAAAGGAAAAATCGAAAATGTCCGCGTGTTAGGCCCTGTCCGTTCGATGACACAGCTGGAAATTTCCAAGACGGACAGTTTTAAGCTAGGGGTGCAGCCACCTATTCGCCTTTCCGGAGACATTGAAGGAACTCCTGGGATTACGATCCATGGTCCAAAAGGGACGGTGACCGTTGATAAAGGCGTGATTATTGCCAAGCGCCATATCCATATGACTCCAAAAGATGCGGAAACGTTCGGAGTAAAAGACAAACAAGTCGTAAAAGTGAAAACAGAAGGGGAGCGCGCCTTAATTTTCGATGAGGTCATCGTCCGCGTCAGTGAAAACTTCGCGCTCGATATGCATATTGATACAGACGAAGCGAACGCGGCAGGGCTGAAGACAGGCGATTACGTCGAGTTAATTCCATAA
- a CDS encoding CAP domain-containing protein: MNKKVVFSLAASLAILGASFTANTAKTEAAGPAPCPAMKNYEVNYTVYPSSIQDIEKWLQFILDQTGNAEVAKLVQQKPATTTVQTPSANVHAPVSKPAVQAPAPSQTQKVNNEAGLNAYEQQVVDLTNKERAKYGLPSLKVDLALSKVAREKSRDMAVNHYFSHNSPTYGSPFDMMKKFGISYTAAGENIAMGQRTPQEVVAAWMNSEGHRANILNRNYTHIGVGFEENGYIWTQQFIRK, encoded by the coding sequence ATGAACAAAAAAGTCGTATTTTCACTTGCTGCATCTTTAGCGATTTTAGGAGCATCTTTTACAGCGAATACAGCGAAAACGGAAGCGGCTGGGCCTGCTCCATGTCCAGCGATGAAAAACTATGAAGTTAACTATACTGTCTATCCATCTAGCATTCAAGATATCGAAAAATGGTTGCAGTTTATTTTAGATCAAACAGGAAATGCGGAAGTGGCAAAACTGGTGCAGCAAAAGCCAGCCACAACTACTGTCCAAACACCATCAGCGAATGTACATGCTCCTGTAAGCAAGCCAGCAGTGCAGGCGCCTGCACCAAGTCAAACCCAAAAAGTAAATAATGAAGCAGGATTAAATGCTTATGAACAACAAGTAGTAGATTTAACGAACAAAGAAAGAGCGAAATATGGTTTGCCGTCTTTAAAGGTCGATTTAGCGTTAAGCAAGGTGGCCCGTGAAAAATCAAGAGACATGGCCGTGAACCATTATTTCTCCCATAACAGTCCGACATATGGCTCTCCGTTTGACATGATGAAAAAATTCGGCATTTCTTATACAGCCGCTGGAGAAAATATTGCAATGGGACAACGGACTCCGCAAGAAGTAGTGGCAGCTTGGATGAATAGCGAAGGCCATCGGGCAAATATTTTGAACAGAAACTACACTCATATCGGAGTAGGTTTTGAAGAAAACGGGTACATCTGGACACAACAATTTATCAGAAAATAA
- the mtnX gene encoding 2-hydroxy-3-keto-5-methylthiopentenyl-1-phosphate phosphatase: MTKRVIFCDFDGTITDNDNIIAIMKQFAPPEWESLKDDILAQRISVQEGVGKMFSLLPSSRKEEITDFILQTARLRDGFREFVAFTKEHDIPLYIVSGGIDFFVYPLLEGLVDKERIFCNGSDFSGETIRITWPHACDDQCQNGCGCCKPSLLRKLAVPDAFHIVIGDSITDLEVAKRADHVLARDFLLQKCQELGLPHTPFTTFFDVIHFLQTMEVNV; this comes from the coding sequence ATGACCAAACGAGTGATCTTTTGTGATTTTGACGGAACGATTACGGACAATGACAACATTATCGCGATTATGAAGCAGTTTGCGCCGCCCGAGTGGGAATCGTTAAAAGACGATATATTGGCGCAGCGCATCTCCGTGCAGGAAGGAGTGGGGAAAATGTTTTCCCTGCTCCCATCGAGCCGGAAGGAGGAAATCACGGATTTCATTTTGCAGACTGCCCGCCTTCGCGATGGGTTTCGCGAATTTGTCGCATTTACGAAAGAGCACGACATTCCGCTTTATATTGTCAGCGGTGGCATCGACTTTTTTGTCTATCCGCTGTTAGAAGGGCTGGTCGACAAAGAGCGCATCTTTTGCAACGGCTCTGATTTCAGCGGCGAGACGATCCGAATCACATGGCCGCATGCGTGTGATGACCAGTGTCAAAACGGCTGCGGCTGCTGCAAGCCGTCTTTGCTGAGAAAACTGGCGGTGCCGGATGCATTTCACATCGTGATCGGCGATTCGATTACGGATTTGGAAGTGGCGAAACGGGCTGACCACGTCCTCGCCCGCGACTTCCTGCTGCAAAAGTGTCAAGAGCTCGGTCTTCCGCACACGCCGTTTACAACGTTTTTCGATGTCATTCATTTTTTGCAGACGATGGAGGTAAACGTATGA
- a CDS encoding methylthioribulose 1-phosphate dehydratase: MSIVVKKWRELAEVKAELAARDWFFATSGNLSIKVTEDPLTFLVTASGKDKRKQTEEDFLLVDAFGKPIEDTNLKPSAETLLHVEIYNRTNAGCCLHVHTIDNNIISELYGDKGEVAFSGQEIIKAFGLWEEDAPVRIPIIPNYAHIPALAKEFAKHVNGDAGAVLIRNHGITVWGRDAFEAKKFLEAWEFLFSWHVKCLLLKQAAVLPVD, from the coding sequence ATGAGCATCGTTGTGAAAAAATGGAGGGAGCTGGCCGAAGTCAAAGCAGAGCTGGCGGCGCGCGATTGGTTTTTCGCTACGAGCGGCAACTTGTCCATCAAGGTGACGGAGGATCCGCTTACTTTCCTCGTCACCGCAAGCGGCAAGGACAAACGCAAGCAAACAGAGGAAGATTTTTTGCTTGTCGACGCTTTTGGAAAGCCGATCGAGGATACAAATTTAAAGCCGTCCGCGGAAACGCTGCTGCACGTGGAAATTTACAATCGGACAAATGCCGGTTGCTGCCTCCACGTCCATACGATCGACAATAATATTATTTCCGAGCTGTACGGGGATAAAGGAGAGGTCGCGTTTTCTGGGCAGGAAATCATTAAAGCGTTCGGGCTGTGGGAAGAAGATGCGCCGGTCCGCATCCCAATTATTCCAAATTACGCGCACATTCCGGCGCTGGCTAAAGAATTCGCCAAGCATGTCAACGGAGATGCTGGCGCGGTGTTGATCCGCAACCACGGCATTACCGTATGGGGGCGGGACGCGTTTGAGGCAAAGAAGTTTTTAGAAGCGTGGGAGTTTTTATTCAGCTGGCACGTCAAGTGTCTGCTGCTGAAGCAGGCCGCTGTGCTGCCGGTTGATTAA
- a CDS encoding MarR family winged helix-turn-helix transcriptional regulator, which translates to MEKEKDIKQSLKLFIVLSRAYRSVSDQVNKSIQSFGVNPTEFAVLELLYHKGDQPLQQIGEKILLASGSITYVVDKLENKGLIVRRACEKDRRVTYASITEKGRTFIEKVFPEHAQTIHEIVSGLTAEEKEQAISLLKKLGYGAKKE; encoded by the coding sequence ATGGAGAAGGAGAAGGACATTAAACAATCATTAAAATTGTTTATCGTTTTATCAAGAGCATATCGGTCTGTCAGTGACCAAGTGAATAAATCGATTCAATCGTTCGGCGTCAATCCAACCGAATTTGCCGTGTTAGAGCTGCTTTACCATAAAGGGGATCAGCCGCTGCAGCAAATCGGGGAGAAAATTTTGCTCGCGAGCGGAAGCATTACCTATGTGGTCGATAAGCTCGAAAATAAAGGATTGATTGTACGAAGGGCATGCGAGAAAGACCGCCGCGTCACGTATGCTTCGATCACGGAAAAGGGAAGAACGTTTATCGAAAAGGTTTTTCCGGAGCATGCGCAGACGATTCACGAAATCGTTTCCGGCTTAACTGCCGAGGAAAAGGAACAGGCTATTTCGTTATTGAAAAAATTGGGATACGGAGCAAAAAAGGAATAG
- a CDS encoding 1,2-dihydroxy-3-keto-5-methylthiopentene dioxygenase: MAVIKVRKTGEVIEGDENVRSFLNKQGVLYEHWDINKLPEHLRDKYVLTDEEKEEILATFKEEIEDLAARRGYKTWDIVALSDATPNLDELLKKFEQVHIHTEDEVRAITAGHGIFIIKGDSETGYFDVELEAGDVISVPEGNPHYFTLMDDRQVVAVRLFIDPSGWVAHPYEEKEEVGQ; encoded by the coding sequence ATGGCAGTAATCAAAGTGAGAAAAACAGGAGAAGTGATTGAAGGGGATGAAAATGTCCGCAGCTTTTTAAACAAACAAGGTGTGTTGTATGAGCATTGGGACATTAACAAACTGCCGGAACATTTGCGCGACAAATATGTATTGACCGACGAAGAAAAAGAGGAAATTTTGGCGACGTTTAAAGAAGAAATTGAAGATTTAGCGGCGAGAAGAGGCTACAAAACGTGGGATATCGTCGCCTTATCGGATGCGACGCCAAATTTGGATGAACTGTTGAAAAAGTTTGAACAAGTGCACATTCATACGGAAGACGAAGTGCGCGCTATTACTGCTGGCCATGGCATTTTTATCATCAAAGGAGACAGCGAAACCGGCTATTTTGATGTCGAACTTGAAGCAGGCGATGTCATTTCCGTGCCGGAAGGTAACCCGCATTATTTCACCTTAATGGACGACCGCCAAGTCGTCGCTGTCCGCCTGTTTATCGACCCGTCCGGCTGGGTCGCCCATCCGTATGAAGAAAAAGAAGAAGTAGGCCAATAA